A window of the Cystobacter fuscus genome harbors these coding sequences:
- a CDS encoding Uma2 family endonuclease, translating to MGQGLKMGRGKKPATYADIEALPDGWVGELLEDELLASPRPAVGHAHCAFLLGVELGGPFSLGRGGPGGWWFLDEPELHLGRDVLVPDLAGWRRERMPQPPSAREPFVPLAPDWVCEVLSPSTARVDRHRKLPVYFREGVSHAWLIDPLARTLEVFRRDAGGWARTETHAGDVPVRAEPFEAVELGLGALWLVP from the coding sequence ATGGGTCAGGGGTTGAAGATGGGACGGGGCAAGAAGCCGGCGACGTATGCGGACATCGAGGCCCTGCCGGACGGGTGGGTGGGCGAGCTGCTGGAGGACGAGCTGCTGGCCTCGCCCCGGCCCGCGGTGGGCCATGCGCACTGCGCCTTCTTGTTGGGCGTCGAGCTGGGAGGCCCTTTTTCCCTCGGACGCGGAGGGCCGGGGGGCTGGTGGTTCTTGGATGAGCCCGAACTCCACCTGGGGCGGGATGTGCTCGTGCCGGACCTGGCGGGCTGGCGCCGTGAGCGCATGCCCCAGCCGCCTTCCGCGCGAGAGCCCTTCGTTCCGCTCGCGCCGGACTGGGTGTGCGAGGTGTTGTCACCCTCCACGGCGCGGGTGGATCGGCACCGCAAGCTGCCGGTGTACTTCCGCGAGGGCGTGAGCCATGCGTGGCTCATCGATCCGCTCGCGCGCACGCTGGAGGTCTTCCGGAGGGACGCGGGGGGCTGGGCCCGGACGGAGACCCACGCGGGAGACGTGCCGGTGCGCGCCGAGCCCTTCGAGGCGGTGGAACTCGGGTTGGGAGCGCTCTGGCTCGTTCCCTGA